A window of the Leucothrix mucor DSM 2157 genome harbors these coding sequences:
- a CDS encoding GMC family oxidoreductase yields MNTKFDLNDDSLVVIVGSGAGGGTLSEELGKKGIRCVVLEAGKRFTNADIENDEWKMFGKITWLDKRETAGPTALTKNFPNLPAWIVKGVGGSTVHWAGVALRFQEHEFKMRTTNGDIAGANVLDWPISYEELAPYYEIAESKMGVTGTKASGLPYHKPSAHYKVIAEGARRIGARCHPAPLAINTKPRDGRAACQVTGFCHQGCKYGAKWSSMDAATPKAEATGNIEVRPGCMVLRIEHNKAGEATGVLYVDKDGNQQFQKARIVAVAANSIESPRLLLNSASSLFPNGLANSSGQVGKNYMTHTSTAVYGEMPGEVNMYKSTVVPGLVSEWADNDPSRGHVAGYELEMLHLGLPFMSAFLKPGGWGRELANSLANYRNMAGFWICGEDMPMETNSVTLHSTEKDKNGLPIPVVYKGNHANDIAMTKHANERSTEILEAVGATKVNLLGRYPASHNMGTNRMSAKAQDGVVNRWGQAHDVKNLFISDGSQFTTSAAENPTLTIVALAIRQAEYIAQEMTAKHI; encoded by the coding sequence ATGAATACAAAATTTGACTTAAATGATGATAGTTTGGTGGTCATCGTGGGATCAGGCGCAGGTGGTGGCACACTCTCCGAAGAGCTTGGTAAAAAAGGAATTCGTTGTGTGGTACTGGAAGCCGGAAAGCGCTTTACCAATGCGGACATTGAGAATGATGAGTGGAAAATGTTCGGCAAAATTACCTGGCTGGACAAGCGGGAAACTGCGGGCCCCACGGCGCTAACGAAGAACTTTCCGAACCTGCCCGCGTGGATCGTAAAAGGCGTGGGTGGCTCCACGGTGCATTGGGCAGGCGTTGCCCTACGTTTTCAGGAACATGAATTCAAAATGCGCACCACCAATGGCGATATCGCCGGTGCAAATGTGTTGGATTGGCCCATCTCCTATGAAGAGCTTGCGCCGTATTATGAAATAGCAGAAAGCAAGATGGGTGTAACCGGGACCAAGGCATCCGGACTGCCTTACCATAAACCCAGTGCGCACTATAAAGTGATTGCCGAAGGAGCCCGCCGCATTGGTGCTCGTTGTCATCCCGCACCATTAGCCATCAATACCAAACCACGTGACGGCCGCGCTGCTTGCCAAGTCACCGGGTTCTGCCATCAGGGCTGTAAATATGGGGCTAAGTGGTCAAGCATGGATGCCGCCACTCCAAAAGCCGAGGCAACCGGGAATATTGAAGTGCGCCCTGGCTGTATGGTACTGCGTATTGAGCACAACAAAGCCGGCGAAGCGACAGGCGTGCTGTATGTGGATAAAGATGGCAATCAGCAGTTCCAAAAAGCGCGCATCGTGGCGGTTGCTGCCAACTCAATCGAGTCACCCAGATTATTACTGAACTCAGCCTCCAGCTTATTTCCAAATGGCTTGGCTAACTCATCCGGGCAGGTTGGAAAAAACTATATGACGCATACCAGTACCGCCGTTTATGGCGAGATGCCGGGCGAAGTGAATATGTACAAGAGCACAGTGGTTCCCGGGCTGGTATCGGAGTGGGCAGACAACGATCCATCGCGCGGGCATGTAGCGGGATACGAACTGGAGATGCTACACCTTGGTCTTCCTTTCATGTCTGCTTTTCTTAAGCCGGGCGGCTGGGGACGTGAGCTGGCGAACTCATTAGCCAATTACAGAAACATGGCCGGTTTCTGGATTTGCGGGGAGGATATGCCTATGGAGACAAACAGCGTTACACTTCACTCCACTGAAAAAGATAAAAATGGCCTACCTATCCCTGTGGTTTACAAAGGGAATCATGCCAATGATATTGCGATGACCAAGCATGCTAATGAGAGGTCAACCGAAATTCTTGAAGCGGTGGGTGCGACTAAAGTTAATCTGCTGGGTAGATACCCTGCCAGCCATAATATGGGCACCAACCGCATGAGTGCGAAAGCTCAAGACGGTGTGGTTAATCGCTGGGGACAAGCGCACGACGTGAAGAACTTGTTTATATCTGATGGTAGCCAATTTACCACCAGTGCGGCAGAGAACCCGACACTAACCATTGTGGCATTGGCGATCCGACAGGCTGAGTATATCGCTCAGGAAATGACAGCGAAGCACATTTAA
- a CDS encoding gluconate 2-dehydrogenase subunit 3 family protein, giving the protein MKHLIRGRNVAKQASGQAPEVELSRRNFLSSAGIAVVSVGVLGSGLLASADAWANGALDKQASLTLLQMARDLFPNDDLEDIHYANIIAPMGKQANEDASLKKQLNDGAAELDKRAMAHFGKPFAEVKQEDDRVIVLTEIESTEFFNTLRNAVMMGIYNKKELWPRFGYGGSSWEKGGYLHRGFDELDWLKA; this is encoded by the coding sequence ATGAAACATCTTATACGCGGCCGTAATGTCGCGAAACAAGCAAGCGGTCAAGCGCCGGAAGTAGAGCTTAGCAGGCGTAACTTTTTATCCTCTGCCGGCATTGCAGTGGTGAGTGTGGGCGTGTTGGGCAGTGGCCTGTTAGCCTCTGCAGACGCCTGGGCAAACGGCGCGCTGGATAAGCAGGCCAGCTTAACGCTATTGCAAATGGCACGAGACCTTTTCCCAAATGATGATCTGGAAGACATCCATTACGCCAACATCATTGCTCCCATGGGCAAACAAGCCAATGAAGACGCCTCCCTTAAAAAACAACTGAACGATGGTGCTGCCGAGCTGGATAAGCGTGCAATGGCTCATTTTGGCAAACCATTCGCCGAGGTTAAACAAGAAGACGACCGCGTTATTGTCCTTACAGAGATTGAGTCGACTGAGTTTTTTAACACCCTCAGAAATGCCGTCATGATGGGCATCTATAACAAAAAAGAGCTATGGCCACGGTTCGGCTACGGCGGCTCATCGTGGGAAAAAGGTGGGTATCTTCATAGAGGGTTTGATGAACTTGATTGGCTGAAGGCGTAG
- a CDS encoding TolB family protein — translation MKLPLLVSLLVLASTSHAAVFTEDSLDSAQFSLAKKPVSVELDISEKDSMVAEATEKVAAKGMLAQKTFADSSIKGYACNISHTPSEANKWSIILYNFSDPSDDGEVVFSTNKNRKIQSVACLPNGEKLIFSYQESVRGDTEIYSLDLTTNEVLRLTDNDTDDSDVTISQDGKVLAWQNRLADGRQAITVRTYNDNGSEFTEKSLASANPFVQPSLSANGRWLALVQLRTNTFLALRYDLMNSAFKTIYSIPRRKRLFNPSISDDGNIYSWVENKALSRYVVKNISENTVTRLITGVEGIEHPFLSQSGESVIYSIGGQTLIKNIRTGITEEVAFAERYVGSYWMGEPEPPKLSGSWKLPGRSVILHFLPDGRYFAKQWEQTDNNEGFEYGKYVASDSEITFTTLENHDGDALTCGENRGVSCGVDGMSSNVWEYSLTANTLGLIPPDEYAVFTLDRIEPTSSPIDGLWESLDAKEIIYFTGGDSYFYINYLGDTPSDEIIFDLGQYTITSGESGSGDITLKTTHTYNYENYGPVCEQTGSTPCERFNLGFSLVNGQLYILNADDGDRGVFTQLLVDDGSPADTGTLIAQKDYAKDLEANQNYGIEIDDDYRTRIRTVQQPGTQASMFSTKITIDDASTLVREDGANIQARLTATYVNPDNNMAIDIAVRLRSEGGSAVGDYTMGTCFDEDCDDELYLSGRVNGLGEFTGDHEMDMKWNAGTKEFVYTIDGTEIGRIAMTEFAQDPRVIAAGGYTFDPADYVQAGVYADIYNIGVGESAYIAVHVDEVSIDGAVYDDFKNGLIDISKWRFDSYDR, via the coding sequence ATGAAATTACCCTTACTCGTTTCATTGCTAGTATTGGCAAGTACAAGTCATGCGGCAGTCTTCACAGAAGACAGTCTGGACTCTGCACAATTCAGTCTGGCAAAAAAGCCAGTATCAGTCGAACTGGATATTAGTGAAAAAGATAGTATGGTTGCTGAGGCGACTGAGAAAGTAGCGGCCAAAGGCATGCTCGCACAGAAAACCTTCGCTGACTCAAGTATAAAGGGCTATGCCTGCAATATTTCACACACACCCAGTGAAGCTAATAAATGGTCAATTATTTTATACAACTTTAGTGACCCATCGGATGATGGTGAGGTTGTATTCAGTACGAATAAAAATCGAAAAATTCAATCAGTCGCATGTTTGCCAAATGGTGAGAAGCTCATATTCTCATATCAGGAGAGTGTCAGAGGCGATACTGAAATTTACAGTTTGGACCTTACCACGAATGAGGTGCTTCGCTTAACAGATAACGATACCGATGATAGTGATGTGACGATTAGTCAGGATGGTAAGGTTCTGGCTTGGCAAAATAGGTTAGCTGATGGGAGACAGGCAATCACAGTACGTACGTACAATGATAATGGTTCAGAGTTTACAGAAAAATCGTTAGCAAGTGCCAACCCGTTCGTACAGCCCTCATTGAGCGCAAATGGAAGATGGCTTGCGCTAGTGCAATTGCGAACAAATACCTTTTTGGCGCTACGCTACGATCTTATGAATAGCGCTTTCAAAACAATCTACAGTATTCCTCGGAGAAAGCGATTATTTAACCCAAGCATTTCCGATGATGGAAATATCTATAGCTGGGTCGAAAATAAAGCATTAAGCCGATATGTCGTTAAAAATATTTCTGAAAATACAGTCACCAGATTAATTACAGGGGTTGAAGGGATAGAGCATCCATTCCTTTCTCAGAGTGGTGAGTCGGTCATCTATTCCATCGGTGGACAAACGTTAATTAAAAATATTCGCACGGGTATAACCGAGGAGGTTGCATTTGCTGAGCGCTATGTTGGAAGTTACTGGATGGGAGAACCTGAGCCACCAAAGCTGAGTGGCTCTTGGAAGCTCCCCGGAAGATCCGTTATCTTACATTTTCTACCTGACGGACGTTACTTTGCAAAGCAATGGGAGCAAACAGACAATAATGAAGGCTTCGAATATGGAAAGTATGTGGCGAGTGACAGTGAAATTACATTTACAACACTCGAAAATCATGATGGCGATGCTTTAACTTGTGGAGAGAATAGAGGTGTCAGTTGCGGTGTTGATGGCATGTCTTCGAATGTTTGGGAGTATTCATTAACAGCTAACACGCTTGGGCTAATACCTCCTGACGAGTATGCTGTATTCACTCTCGACAGAATTGAACCGACAAGCTCACCTATCGATGGTTTGTGGGAATCTTTAGATGCTAAAGAGATTATCTACTTCACGGGGGGAGACAGTTACTTTTATATCAATTATTTAGGCGACACCCCAAGTGACGAAATTATTTTTGACCTTGGTCAGTACACAATTACTTCAGGAGAGAGTGGTAGCGGTGACATCACGCTAAAAACGACTCATACCTATAATTACGAAAATTATGGTCCAGTTTGTGAGCAAACAGGCAGTACACCTTGTGAAAGGTTTAATCTCGGCTTTAGTCTCGTTAATGGTCAGCTTTATATACTAAACGCTGATGATGGTGATAGAGGGGTGTTTACCCAGTTATTGGTCGATGATGGTTCACCTGCTGATACGGGTACTTTGATTGCTCAAAAAGACTACGCCAAAGACCTTGAAGCAAATCAAAACTACGGTATAGAAATCGATGATGACTATCGAACAAGGATAAGAACCGTTCAACAGCCAGGTACTCAAGCGAGTATGTTCAGTACCAAAATCACTATAGATGACGCGAGTACTTTGGTTCGAGAGGATGGAGCTAATATACAAGCACGCCTGACGGCAACATATGTAAACCCTGATAATAATATGGCTATCGACATTGCTGTACGCTTGCGTAGCGAAGGGGGAAGTGCGGTCGGAGACTATACCATGGGTACATGCTTTGATGAGGACTGTGATGACGAACTCTATCTTTCAGGAAGAGTGAATGGCTTAGGTGAGTTTACTGGTGACCATGAAATGGATATGAAATGGAATGCCGGAACAAAGGAGTTCGTATACACAATCGATGGCACTGAAATAGGCCGTATCGCGATGACTGAGTTTGCTCAAGATCCTCGTGTTATTGCTGCCGGTGGATATACGTTTGATCCAGCTGACTATGTTCAAGCTGGTGTTTATGCCGATATCTATAACATTGGTGTTGGCGAAAGTGCTTACATTGCCGTTCATGTGGATGAGGTGAGTATCGATGGGGCGGTTTATGATGACTTCAAAAATGGCCTAATTGATATTTCCAAGTGGCGTTTCGACTCGTACGATCGTTAA
- a CDS encoding antitoxin, with protein MQTGNSERKVSLFRNGRNQAIRIPKEFELEGSEAIIRREGNRLIIEPVSKPTLLEVLASLEPLNESFPDIDDLPLDDVGVV; from the coding sequence ATGCAAACTGGTAATTCAGAACGAAAGGTAAGCCTGTTCCGTAATGGTCGTAACCAAGCGATTCGTATTCCTAAAGAGTTTGAACTAGAAGGCTCTGAGGCGATTATTCGACGCGAAGGCAATCGCTTAATTATAGAGCCGGTATCAAAGCCAACCCTGCTAGAGGTGCTAGCCTCTCTTGAGCCACTGAACGAATCATTCCCTGACATTGATGACCTGCCACTGGATGATGTAGGGGTAGTTTAA
- a CDS encoding Lrp/AsnC family transcriptional regulator — MDRIDRHILEVLQKEGRLSTAELSERVGLSPSPCARRLKRLEDEGYIEDYQANLNKARVGISMNFFVEVSLSNHQEASIKSFEQALCDMKEVISAHIVSGGYDYLLEVVSPDLAGYEAFTRKLHKITSVKDIHTHLSVREVITKKALPIYL, encoded by the coding sequence ATGGACAGAATAGATCGACACATACTAGAGGTACTTCAAAAGGAAGGACGCCTCTCAACCGCCGAACTCTCGGAGCGTGTTGGGCTCTCGCCTTCTCCCTGCGCGCGGCGTTTAAAGCGCTTGGAAGATGAAGGCTATATTGAGGACTATCAGGCAAACTTGAACAAAGCGCGGGTTGGTATCTCGATGAATTTCTTCGTCGAAGTCAGTCTTAGCAACCATCAGGAAGCATCGATCAAAAGCTTTGAGCAAGCGCTGTGTGATATGAAAGAAGTGATTAGCGCGCACATCGTTTCTGGTGGCTACGACTACCTGCTGGAGGTGGTTAGCCCCGATCTGGCTGGGTACGAAGCGTTTACCCGCAAGCTACATAAAATCACCAGCGTGAAAGATATTCATACGCATTTGTCGGTCAGAGAAGTGATTACTAAGAAGGCTTTGCCGATTTATCTATAG
- a CDS encoding DMT family transporter — protein MDNVIQPIIGKAGHSFLSPLAKGYLAMVVVLLIWSGFALTARAIGSSPLTIADVALIRFFVPMVLFIPLLPSHYQAIKQVRLSDVLFILLGGVPFLFLAFSGAQAAPTAYVGTILAGTPPLFVALLSYVFYRQKTSLKRAFTLSLILLGIVVMLSGSAVNLSGDMALGVCYLLGGAVLWAGYTLGLKRAGLGAFTVVIILSYLSFFITLALILFGILPTNFGAFSVQEALPFVLVQGVGVGVLSTLGFSYAVNQLGTARSSVLGSISPGLTALLAVPVFGESLSLAIVCGLTLTIAGVILSNRA, from the coding sequence ATGGACAATGTTATACAGCCAATCATTGGCAAAGCGGGTCACAGTTTTCTATCACCCTTGGCGAAAGGGTATCTGGCGATGGTCGTGGTCTTGCTGATTTGGTCAGGATTTGCACTGACTGCTCGTGCGATTGGGAGCTCGCCGCTAACGATTGCCGATGTGGCATTGATCAGATTCTTTGTTCCTATGGTGCTGTTTATACCGCTGCTACCGTCGCACTATCAGGCGATCAAACAAGTGCGGCTTTCAGATGTGTTGTTCATTTTATTGGGTGGCGTGCCGTTCCTGTTTCTGGCGTTTTCCGGGGCACAAGCGGCCCCGACAGCTTATGTGGGAACGATCTTAGCGGGCACTCCGCCCTTATTTGTTGCGCTGTTATCTTATGTTTTTTATCGCCAAAAGACGTCGTTGAAACGCGCGTTTACCTTGTCGCTTATCTTGTTAGGCATTGTGGTTATGCTTAGCGGTAGCGCGGTGAATCTCTCTGGCGATATGGCGCTGGGCGTCTGTTATCTGTTGGGCGGAGCCGTGCTTTGGGCGGGCTACACGCTAGGGCTTAAGCGGGCAGGCTTGGGCGCTTTTACCGTGGTCATCATTCTTTCTTACTTGTCCTTTTTCATTACCTTGGCGTTGATTCTGTTTGGAATCCTCCCGACGAATTTTGGTGCTTTCTCAGTGCAGGAGGCGCTGCCATTTGTATTGGTTCAGGGCGTTGGCGTGGGTGTGCTGTCGACGCTTGGTTTTTCCTATGCGGTTAATCAATTAGGTACTGCGCGATCGTCGGTCCTGGGCTCAATCTCTCCGGGCTTGACCGCATTGCTTGCGGTGCCTGTCTTTGGTGAGTCTTTATCACTCGCTATTGTTTGCGGGCTCACCCTGACCATCGCAGGCGTCATCTTATCCAATCGTGCTTAA
- a CDS encoding aromatic amino acid transaminase produces MLDHLPHLQGDPLWALADQFKADTRDEKIDLIVGVYRDESGQTPVMQTVQAAERFLAEQAMSKSYKLLSGNMTFNNQIAEFLLGDSPRLEEQCTIQTVGGSGALRVLADLIAQLSPNSVVWNTEPGYINHRPIMEGAGLRVSPFRWQDKAGQLDIETCFADLVNAVEGDVLLLHGSCHNPSGIDPSLAQWQQFADFCKRKKVTPFIDMAYQGFGDGPDEDAAGLRLLVDQIDVVLLASSCSKNMGLYCERTGAATVITKNKAQHKDLRTLLERITRANYSMPPNHGSAIASMLFDDPEPWLEELSVYRDRVANNRQELGRILSELGAPASLNAIAQQKGMFSLLPLSAEQMLVLRDEFAIYGLPNGRINIAGLRQSQIRTLAEALVYVTK; encoded by the coding sequence ATGTTAGACCATTTACCTCATCTGCAAGGCGATCCATTGTGGGCGCTTGCCGATCAATTTAAAGCCGATACCCGAGACGAAAAGATTGACCTGATTGTTGGCGTGTATCGCGATGAATCCGGCCAGACGCCGGTCATGCAAACGGTACAAGCGGCTGAGCGGTTTCTGGCTGAGCAAGCAATGTCAAAATCGTACAAATTGCTATCCGGCAATATGACATTCAATAATCAGATCGCTGAGTTTTTGCTTGGCGACAGCCCACGGCTTGAAGAGCAATGCACGATTCAAACGGTCGGCGGCTCCGGCGCACTTCGGGTACTGGCTGATTTAATTGCGCAGCTTTCTCCGAATTCCGTGGTTTGGAATACGGAGCCCGGTTACATCAATCATCGCCCGATTATGGAAGGTGCAGGCTTACGTGTTTCGCCATTTCGTTGGCAGGATAAAGCAGGGCAGTTGGATATTGAAACTTGCTTTGCTGATCTTGTAAACGCTGTCGAAGGTGACGTGTTGCTGCTTCATGGTAGCTGTCATAACCCAAGCGGCATTGATCCATCCCTTGCGCAGTGGCAGCAGTTTGCGGACTTTTGCAAACGCAAAAAGGTCACGCCATTTATTGATATGGCGTATCAGGGCTTTGGTGATGGTCCGGATGAAGATGCGGCGGGGCTTCGCTTGCTGGTCGATCAGATTGATGTGGTTTTACTGGCCTCCAGCTGTTCGAAAAACATGGGGCTGTATTGCGAGCGTACTGGTGCAGCCACGGTCATCACTAAGAATAAAGCGCAGCATAAAGACCTGCGGACCTTGTTAGAACGGATTACCCGCGCCAACTATTCCATGCCACCAAATCACGGCTCGGCGATTGCTTCAATGTTGTTTGATGACCCTGAGCCATGGCTGGAGGAGTTGTCGGTTTATCGCGATCGGGTCGCTAACAATCGTCAGGAGTTAGGCCGGATTTTATCTGAGCTGGGCGCACCGGCTTCACTTAATGCCATTGCGCAGCAAAAGGGGATGTTTTCATTGCTGCCGTTAAGCGCTGAGCAGATGCTGGTATTGCGTGATGAGTTTGCGATTTATGGGCTGCCGAATGGCAGGATTAATATCGCGGGGCTTCGGCAATCGCAGATTCGGACACTGGCAGAGGCATTGGTTTATGTCACTAAATAG
- a CDS encoding sigma-54 interaction domain-containing protein codes for MNFDHILTCSSAMSDTLSMALCIAKTDANALITGESGTGKELIAKAIHASSARSKAAFVTVNCATLPEALAESILFGHRKGAFTGANESRSGLISSADGGVLFLDEIGELSLPVQAKLLRFLESGEVLPLGEMRPRKVNVRVLAATHRNLYQHAEAGQFRHDLFYRLNVIPLTLPPLSERKGDIRLLGQHFLQQFAVQHKLQPATLTPAAIRVMEGQRWQGNVRELRNYCERLSIFLAGRDIHPANLPSCAGELAAPAKNSGFHLPKQGISLEAVERDLLNQALHRTCHNKSRAAGLLGISRDALNYRIKKYALV; via the coding sequence ATGAATTTTGATCATATTCTGACGTGCTCAAGCGCTATGTCCGACACGCTGAGCATGGCGTTATGCATTGCTAAAACCGACGCGAATGCACTGATTACTGGCGAGTCTGGCACCGGTAAAGAACTGATTGCCAAAGCGATTCATGCCAGCAGTGCGCGCAGCAAAGCCGCGTTTGTAACCGTGAATTGCGCCACCTTGCCAGAGGCATTGGCGGAGTCCATCTTATTTGGCCACCGCAAAGGAGCCTTTACCGGAGCCAATGAATCACGCAGTGGCTTAATCAGTTCTGCGGATGGCGGCGTATTATTTTTGGATGAAATTGGTGAATTGTCGCTACCGGTGCAAGCCAAGCTATTACGCTTTTTGGAGTCTGGCGAAGTGCTGCCATTGGGTGAGATGAGACCACGCAAAGTGAATGTGCGCGTGCTTGCGGCGACTCACCGGAATCTCTACCAACATGCAGAAGCGGGGCAGTTTCGTCATGACTTGTTTTATCGTTTGAATGTGATCCCTTTAACCTTGCCACCGCTGTCGGAACGGAAGGGCGATATTCGTCTATTGGGGCAGCATTTTTTGCAGCAGTTTGCGGTACAACATAAGCTTCAACCAGCCACGCTAACGCCGGCAGCAATTCGTGTGATGGAGGGTCAGCGCTGGCAGGGGAATGTGCGTGAGTTACGTAATTACTGTGAGCGACTAAGTATTTTTCTGGCTGGACGTGATATTCATCCAGCGAACTTGCCGAGTTGTGCGGGCGAGCTGGCGGCTCCTGCGAAGAATTCCGGCTTTCATTTGCCTAAGCAGGGCATTAGTTTGGAAGCGGTTGAGCGAGATTTATTGAATCAAGCGCTGCACCGGACTTGTCATAATAAAAGCCGTGCGGCGGGATTGCTGGGCATTAGCCGGGATGCCTTGAATTACCGGATTAAGAAATACGCGCTGGTTTAA
- a CDS encoding PepSY-associated TM helix domain-containing protein, with protein sequence MESNTPIHDNSLGRRFYFSVWRWHFYAGLFVTPFLMVLALTGMLMMYLAVFDGRDGEKITVAPMGEIQSYSQQADAAMKAFPDGKLVEMISPLTADSASVFRISVGDIQNMVAVDPYRAEVLETWVRRDGWYDFASNIHGTLLIGDLGDRLIEIAAGFAIVLVITGLYLWWPRNGKGFRQMLVPDIFAKGRLWWKSLHQTIGFYCSVLLVAFLLSGLSWSGIWGEKFTQAWSTFPAEKWDNVPLSDDTHASMNHGAIKDVPWGLEQTLMPESGSGAGVEGLPEGTPINVDSIAMLGKALVEDGRYHVNFPKNDKGVWTISQDSMSNDSNDPMSDQTVHIDQYTGKIVAQVGFADYSIPAQAMAVGIAFHEGDMGLWNLLLNTVFCLSIIFLSVSGVVMWWIRRPEKSGRLGAPPMVDVALGKGAVVLTLLVSLLFPLAGLTLLAVLALDVLIIQRIKPLVRILS encoded by the coding sequence ATGGAAAGCAATACCCCAATACACGACAACTCCCTAGGCCGCCGTTTTTATTTTTCAGTGTGGCGTTGGCATTTTTACGCAGGCTTATTCGTAACGCCTTTTTTAATGGTGCTAGCACTAACCGGCATGTTGATGATGTATCTCGCCGTCTTTGATGGTCGCGATGGTGAGAAAATTACCGTGGCTCCAATGGGTGAAATTCAAAGCTATTCCCAGCAAGCCGATGCCGCGATGAAAGCCTTCCCCGATGGCAAGCTGGTGGAGATGATCAGCCCGCTAACCGCCGATAGCGCATCCGTTTTTCGGATCAGCGTGGGCGACATACAAAATATGGTTGCGGTTGACCCGTATCGTGCTGAAGTACTTGAAACCTGGGTGCGTCGCGATGGTTGGTACGACTTCGCCAGCAATATCCACGGTACTTTGTTAATCGGCGACTTGGGTGATCGCTTAATCGAAATCGCGGCAGGTTTTGCCATTGTATTGGTGATTACGGGCCTATACCTTTGGTGGCCACGTAATGGCAAAGGCTTCAGGCAGATGCTGGTGCCGGATATCTTTGCCAAAGGCCGTCTGTGGTGGAAATCACTGCATCAAACCATTGGTTTTTATTGCTCGGTATTGCTAGTCGCCTTTTTATTATCTGGCTTGTCATGGTCAGGTATCTGGGGCGAGAAATTCACCCAAGCCTGGAGTACATTCCCCGCTGAAAAATGGGATAATGTGCCGCTCTCAGATGACACTCACGCCTCAATGAATCACGGCGCGATTAAAGATGTACCTTGGGGCTTAGAGCAAACGTTGATGCCAGAGTCTGGTTCGGGTGCAGGAGTTGAAGGTCTGCCAGAAGGCACTCCGATCAATGTGGATAGCATTGCCATGTTGGGAAAAGCACTGGTTGAGGATGGCCGCTATCATGTCAATTTCCCGAAGAATGACAAAGGCGTCTGGACGATTTCACAAGACTCCATGAGTAATGATTCAAACGATCCAATGAGTGATCAAACGGTGCATATCGATCAGTACACCGGCAAGATTGTGGCACAAGTTGGCTTTGCGGATTACTCCATTCCGGCCCAAGCCATGGCGGTTGGTATCGCATTTCACGAGGGCGATATGGGTTTGTGGAATCTGCTGCTGAACACAGTATTTTGCTTATCGATTATCTTCTTATCGGTGAGTGGCGTGGTGATGTGGTGGATACGCCGCCCTGAAAAATCCGGTCGCCTGGGTGCGCCGCCAATGGTCGATGTGGCACTTGGTAAAGGCGCAGTGGTGCTGACGTTATTGGTCTCGTTACTGTTCCCATTGGCGGGGCTGACCTTATTAGCGGTACTGGCGTTGGATGTGTTAATTATTCAACGCATTAAGCCACTAGTGCGCATTCTGTCATAA
- a CDS encoding zinc-dependent alcohol dehydrogenase family protein, with protein sequence MKAMVLNQYGDAAEFQATEVPQPEVTSGHILVKVAASSINTVDTMIRSMGEALPLSPALPAILGMDFAGTVEAVGEGVTGFAVGDEVYGCSGGLADLQGSLADYMLADAKLVAHKPKSLSMREAASLPLVAITAYEGLHRAGVTAGQKVLIHGGTGGVGHIAVQLAKHLGADVYTTIGSDQQAAIVESYGATAINYTSEPVAKYVEQHTGTAGFDVVYDTVGGMNMLNSFEAAALNGQVVTTVSMLELDLNPAHFKGLSIHVVFMLIPMLYNHKREVHGETLNKLAAIADAGALKPLLDETEFVIDEVGEAYARLSSGKAIGKVVVSN encoded by the coding sequence ATGAAAGCAATGGTTCTTAATCAGTACGGCGATGCAGCTGAATTTCAGGCAACTGAAGTCCCTCAACCTGAAGTGACTAGCGGCCACATTCTGGTCAAAGTGGCAGCCAGCAGCATTAACACCGTGGATACAATGATTCGTTCAATGGGTGAGGCACTACCACTGTCTCCAGCGCTACCTGCTATTTTGGGTATGGATTTCGCCGGTACCGTTGAAGCGGTTGGTGAGGGGGTTACAGGGTTTGCAGTTGGCGATGAGGTGTATGGTTGCTCTGGCGGATTAGCTGACCTGCAAGGCTCTTTAGCCGATTACATGCTGGCGGATGCTAAATTAGTTGCTCACAAGCCTAAGTCATTGTCTATGCGTGAGGCAGCATCATTGCCACTCGTTGCAATTACGGCTTACGAAGGTTTGCATCGTGCTGGGGTTACGGCAGGTCAAAAAGTCCTGATTCACGGTGGTACCGGTGGCGTGGGTCATATTGCAGTACAGCTGGCTAAGCACTTAGGTGCTGATGTGTACACTACTATCGGTAGTGATCAGCAAGCAGCGATCGTTGAATCTTATGGTGCAACTGCCATTAATTACACCAGCGAGCCGGTGGCAAAATACGTGGAACAACACACTGGCACAGCAGGCTTTGATGTGGTGTATGACACCGTTGGTGGCATGAACATGCTGAACTCATTTGAAGCGGCAGCATTGAACGGACAGGTTGTTACCACAGTGTCTATGTTGGAGCTTGATTTAAACCCGGCTCACTTCAAAGGTCTGTCGATTCATGTTGTCTTTATGCTGATCCCTATGTTGTACAACCACAAGCGTGAAGTGCACGGTGAAACGCTGAACAAGCTTGCAGCAATTGCTGATGCGGGCGCACTAAAGCCTTTGTTGGATGAGACTGAATTTGTGATTGATGAAGTGGGCGAGGCCTATGCTCGCCTAAGTAGTGGTAAAGCCATTGGTAAGGTGGTTGTAAGCAACTAA